The Miscanthus floridulus cultivar M001 chromosome 17, ASM1932011v1, whole genome shotgun sequence genome has a window encoding:
- the LOC136515692 gene encoding uncharacterized protein, giving the protein MGLVMAWNPNVVSAGDISSTDHCLSISFSSTSSNYTFTITNIYAPTDHQDSPSFMSEFESVPPPQTINWVGIETRSLSTGERCLRDQCSDKVALIVAQRATYWKQRGKFRALRDRDTNTSFFHAKASGRAGRNTIRVLEVDGQLLVTHDDKVATPTAYYTGILGGETATVWQFYLTHLYEGGEQADLEPLLAPFSKDEAWRVVTAMSMDSASGPDGVGPGFYTVAWQSIKAAVMRFLNAFHREEVDLQRINRALIVLIPKTEAVVIPRAFRSVSLQNCPVKILTKLLTSWL; this is encoded by the exons ATGGGGCTTGTCATGGCTTGGAACCCCAATGTGGTCTCGGCCGGTGACATCTCCTCCACTGACCACTGCctctccatctccttctcctccacctcctccaactACACCTTCACCATCACTAACATCTATGCTCCGACGGACCACCAGGACTCGCCGTCATTCATGTCTGAATTTGAGTCCGTTCCCCCACCTCAGACCATCAATTGGGTTGGTATTG AAACCCGCTCGCTGTCTACTGGCGAGCGCTGTCTCCGTGATCAATGCAGCGACAAGGTGGCACTGATTGTGGCCCAGCGCGCTACATATTGGAAGCAGCGTGGCAAGTTTCGGGCACTGCGTGATAGAGACACCAACACAAGCTTCTTCCACGCCAAGGCATCCGGGCGGGCGGGCCGGAACACCATTCGCGTGCTGGAGGTGGACGGGCAGTTGCTGGTCACCCATGACGACAAAGTGGCCACTCCCACCGCCTACTACACCGGCATACTCGGGGGTGAGACGGCCACCGTCTGGCAATTTTACCTCACCCATCTATATGAAGGTGGTGAGCAGGCTGATCTAGAGCCGCTCCTCGCACCATTCTCCAAAGATGAAGCATGGCGTGTGGTGACCGCCATGTCTATGGATAGTGCCTCGGGTCCCGACGGGGTTGGGCCAGGCTTCTACACCGTTGCTTGGCAATCTATCAAGGCTGCGGTCATGCGCTTCCTCAACGCATTCCACCGAGAAGAGGTGGACCTCCAGCGCATCAACCGTGCGCTCATCGTCCTGATCCCCAAGACAGAGGCTGTAGTGATACCTAGGGCATTTAGGTCGGTGTCCCTGCAAAATTGTCCTGTGAAGATTCTAACCAAGCTCCTCACATCGTGGCTCTAG